From Haloarcula hispanica ATCC 33960, the proteins below share one genomic window:
- a CDS encoding pyridoxal-phosphate-dependent aminotransferase family protein: MDEAPTVDELTPPDRTLMGPGPSDVHPRVLKAMSTPLVGHLDPSFIEIMDEVQDLLRYTFRTDNKWTIPVSGTGSAAMEAAIGNVVEPGDTMLVPTNGYFGDRMASMAERAGGDVVTVDAPWGQPLDPAAVEAAFDEHSPDVFGFVHAETSTGVLQPSVPELTDIAHANDALVIADSVTSLGGVELRVDEWGIDVAYSGPQKCLSCPPGASPLTLNDDAMDKVLSRESEARSWYLDISLLEGYWGEERAYHHTAPITNVYALREALRLVAEEGIEERWDRHLRVAGALKAGVEGMGLEMNAPDDFWLPSLNTIRVPDGVDDGAVIQHLLDEYDLEIASGLGALAGDIWRIGCMGHSARRQNVSYLLTALGNALGEQGATVDVDAGLAAMSERF; encoded by the coding sequence ATGGATGAGGCACCTACTGTCGATGAGTTGACACCACCGGACCGAACGCTGATGGGTCCCGGCCCGAGCGACGTGCACCCACGTGTGCTCAAGGCGATGAGCACGCCGCTGGTCGGCCACCTCGACCCCTCGTTCATCGAGATCATGGACGAGGTTCAGGACCTCCTCCGGTACACGTTCCGAACGGACAACAAGTGGACGATTCCGGTCTCCGGGACCGGCTCCGCGGCGATGGAGGCTGCCATCGGCAACGTCGTTGAACCGGGCGATACGATGCTCGTCCCGACGAACGGTTACTTCGGCGACCGGATGGCAAGCATGGCCGAGCGCGCGGGCGGCGACGTCGTCACCGTCGACGCCCCCTGGGGCCAGCCGCTCGACCCGGCGGCGGTCGAAGCGGCATTCGACGAACACAGTCCGGACGTGTTCGGGTTCGTCCACGCCGAGACCAGCACCGGCGTCCTCCAGCCGTCCGTGCCCGAACTCACTGATATCGCCCACGCGAACGACGCGCTGGTCATCGCCGACAGCGTGACCTCGCTGGGCGGCGTCGAACTCCGCGTCGACGAGTGGGGCATCGACGTGGCCTACTCCGGCCCGCAGAAGTGCCTCTCCTGTCCGCCGGGCGCGAGCCCGCTCACGCTCAACGACGACGCGATGGACAAGGTCCTCTCCCGCGAGTCAGAGGCCCGCTCTTGGTACCTGGACATCTCGCTGCTGGAAGGGTACTGGGGCGAGGAACGCGCCTACCATCACACGGCCCCGATTACGAACGTGTATGCGCTCCGTGAGGCGCTTCGCCTCGTCGCCGAGGAAGGCATCGAAGAACGCTGGGACCGCCACCTGCGCGTCGCTGGCGCGCTGAAAGCCGGCGTCGAGGGCATGGGACTTGAGATGAACGCCCCCGACGACTTCTGGCTCCCGAGCCTGAACACCATCCGCGTGCCCGACGGCGTCGACGACGGCGCAGTCATCCAGCACCTGCTGGACGAGTACGACCTCGAAATCGCCAGCGGTCTGGGCGCACTGGCGGGCGACATCTGGCGGATCGGCTGCATGGGCCATTCGGCCCGACGGCAGAACGTCAGCTACCTGCTGACGGCACTGGGCAACGCGCTCGGAGAGCAGGGCGCGACCGTGGACGTGGACGCTGGGCTGGCGGCGATGAGCGAGCGGTTCTGA
- a CDS encoding tyrosine-type recombinase/integrase → MTKELEPLTPSEAKEMFLADRRGQVSEGTVQADDYRLRHLIRWAEDNGLDNLNELDGRTLHKFRLWRKEDGDLNKVSLRTQLKSLRVFIKWYESIDAVEEGFHEKILLPTPSKEEERREETLRSGQAENVLEYLRRFEYASRSHTLVELLWHTGLRIGAVYSLDIEDFDSEEQRLSLTHRPDTETPLKNKSEGERMVALSQYLCEVLEDWIDHNRPEVTDENDREPLFASEQGRLTISTMRERVYTVTRPCYYGDHCPHDRRERDCEATKYGYRSKCPSSVSPHSIRRGAITHFLTEDVPEKVVSDRMDVGQDVLDKHYDRRTEEVPVGGWDHGGNDE, encoded by the coding sequence ATGACGAAGGAACTCGAACCCCTCACGCCCTCGGAAGCCAAGGAGATGTTCTTGGCCGACCGGCGTGGACAAGTCTCAGAAGGAACGGTACAGGCAGACGACTATCGACTCCGGCATCTCATTCGCTGGGCCGAGGATAATGGGCTCGACAATCTGAACGAACTCGATGGTCGGACTCTCCATAAGTTCCGACTCTGGCGTAAGGAGGATGGGGACTTGAACAAGGTCAGTCTCCGGACGCAACTGAAATCGCTCCGAGTCTTCATCAAGTGGTACGAATCCATCGATGCAGTCGAGGAGGGATTTCACGAGAAGATTCTCCTCCCGACGCCATCGAAGGAAGAGGAGCGCCGAGAGGAGACACTTCGGTCGGGGCAGGCCGAGAACGTGCTGGAATATCTCCGCCGATTTGAGTATGCCTCTCGCTCCCATACGCTGGTCGAACTTCTCTGGCATACTGGACTCCGAATCGGAGCGGTCTATTCGCTGGACATCGAGGACTTCGATTCCGAGGAGCAACGTCTCAGTCTCACCCATCGACCGGATACCGAGACGCCTCTTAAGAACAAATCCGAGGGGGAACGGATGGTCGCTCTCAGTCAGTACCTCTGCGAAGTCCTCGAAGACTGGATTGACCACAATCGTCCCGAGGTCACTGATGAGAACGACCGAGAACCTCTCTTCGCTTCGGAGCAAGGCCGATTGACGATATCGACCATGCGCGAGAGAGTCTATACGGTCACTCGCCCCTGCTACTATGGAGACCATTGCCCGCATGACCGGCGAGAACGGGACTGCGAGGCGACCAAATACGGATATCGTAGCAAGTGCCCTTCGAGCGTCAGCCCCCACTCAATCCGGAGAGGGGCTATCACTCACTTCCTGACCGAGGACGTTCCCGAGAAGGTCGTCTCCGACCGGATGGATGTGGGGCAGGATGTTCTCGACAAGCACTATGACCGACGGACAGAGGAGGTTCCGGTCGGTGGCTGGGACCACGGGGGCAACGATGAGTGA